One region of Quercus lobata isolate SW786 chromosome 2, ValleyOak3.0 Primary Assembly, whole genome shotgun sequence genomic DNA includes:
- the LOC115973854 gene encoding uncharacterized protein LOC115973854: MVTYRVIEANPDQIRVIHNLQPPRNLKEVQKLTGMIAALNRFISRSANRCKPFFLLLHKWKGFEWNEDCAVAFQQLKEYLARPPIMSSSNADEVLFAYITVASHAVSLVLIREDNGTQRPVYYVSKSLQEAETRYLPLKKAILAVVQATRKLPHYFQVHTVVVLTQLPIKSVLRSADYISRIAKRGTILGAFDIRYMPRTAVKGQVLADLIAEFAEPTLEEQNVAGPLGADEKMISTVSQHENTWWKAHVDGAANQRGSGLGLVLLSPEGITIEKSFKLGFSATNNEAEYEVLLEGMRMIRKLGGKSVDMFSDSRLIVGQINGDMEAKDERMQEYLVRVKHLQTQFYHFRLTYVPRSGNTHADSLATLATSSAQPLPRVILIEEVLRPSTERANGLEYITSGQDRAGWTLSFCT, translated from the coding sequence atggtgactTACAGAGTCATTGAggctaaccccgaccaaataAGAGTCATCCATAACTTGCAACCTCCTCGGAACCTTAAAGAAGTCCAGAAGCTTACTGGTATGATAGCAGCTTTAAACCGTTTTATCTCGCGCTCAGCAAATAGGTGCAAGCCATTCTTTCTCCTATTacacaagtggaaaggatttgagtggaaTGAAGACTGTGCTGTAGCTTTCCAACAATTAAAGGAGTACCTCGCCCGACCACCAATTATGTCCAGTTCAAATGCCGAcgaggttttgtttgcctacatTACGGTAGCCTCGCATGCGGTGAGCTTGGTGCTAATCCGAGAAGACAACGGCACACAGCGACCAGTCTATTACGTTAGTAAATCACTGCAGGAGGCAGAAACACGTTATCTTCCCCTCAAGAAGGCTATCTTGGCTGTCGTGCAGGCCACGCGTAAGCTTCCACACTACTTTCAAGTGCACACTGTGGTGGTGCTGACACAACTCCCCATAAAGTCTGTCCTACGCAGCGCCGATTACATAAGCAGAATTGCAAAGCGGGGAACGATCTTGGGCGCTTTCGATATTAGGTACATGCCTCGTACTGCTGTAAAGGGCCAGGTCCTTGCCGACCTAATAGCAGAGTTTGCGGAGCCCACGCTAGAGGAACAAAACGTGGCGGGACCTCTAGGGGCTGATGAGAAGATGATCAGCACGGTCTCCCAGCATGAAAACACCTGGTGGAAAGCGCACGTCGATGGCGCAGCgaaccaaaggggctcagggTTAGGACTTGTCCTGCTCTCACCTGAAGGGATAACCATAGAGAAGTCATTCAAACTCGGGTTTTCagccacgaataacgaagccgaATATGAGGTGCTATTGGAAGGAATGCGAATGATCCGGAAGTTGGGAGGAAAATCCGTAGACATGTTCTCGGATTCAAGACTTATTGTGGGGCAGATAAATGGGGACATGGAAGCAAAGgacgaaagaatgcaagagtatctagtTCGGGTTAAGCACTTGCAGACCCAATTTTATCACTTCCGCCTGACGTACGTACCCAGAAGTGGGAACACTCATGCTGATTCTCTCGCGACGttggctacctcctcggctcaaCCCCTACCTCGAGTCATTCTGATTGAAGAGGTCCTCCGTCCATCAACAGAAAGGGCCAATGGATTGGAATACATAACATCAGGGCAGGaccgagctggatggaccctatcgTTCTGTACTTAA